From the genome of Astatotilapia calliptera chromosome 3, fAstCal1.2, whole genome shotgun sequence:
GCTAACAACAACACAATTTTGGCGATGAGTGCAGATTCTGCCTACAGTTCACCACTTCAGCTTGTGCTTAATGGATTGTTATAAGATTCATGAGACGGTTGACTCATCTTCACTCATGAATGCTTCCTTCTACAACTACAGACTGTACATAACATGTAGCACAATATTTAAAATTGGTCCAACATTGGTTTAACACAACAAACCAAGAGACCGTGGAGGTGAATCATTTCAAAGATGAACCTAGGATTTTTACACAGTTTAACTGAGTAaagtggatttatttttcagcacaaGAACCATGGTTGCCCAAAAAAATTTGACTTCATCTTTGAACCAGACCTATGACATTGACGATACATCCATGAACCCTTACTTTATGGTGGTCTACAGTCTGGTGTTCCTCGTAAGTTTCAAATTATCCAATTGTGGTCTGTTAGAAATTGGTTTATGTGCCGGCGCATGTACCAATCCTTGTGCTTTCCATCCACTCTGTTTATTTTCAGGTGGGTTTACTCCTCAATGGCTTTACATTGAAGGTCTATCTTTGTCGAGATTGGCCTGAGGTATCCAACAGCTTGATGGTCTACTTGAAGAACCTGACAGCTGCTGACTTCCTGCTCTGCCTCTGTCTGCCACTCCGCATTACCTACTATGCCAGCAGCTCTCCCATCATTCGTAGGCTTTACTGCAGCTTTGGAGCTTCTGCCTCCTTCATCAACATGTGTGCCAGTATATTATTCATGGGGTACATCGCTGCCAACAGGTAAGGAACCTTTACTTATTTAAGGCTGTAGTTACCGATAATGTAAAAACTAGATTAAGTGGTTAACCACTACCCTGTGCTCCCGACAAAAGCATGAATGTATCCTTTTGACTTAACTGACTTCTTCAGATTAGGCACCTTTAGTGAAGTTGTATTCTGCCTATTTCTCGTCTCTCTCCAGGTATCTAaggatcatccatccatcaggaACTCACATGCTGCAGACACTGCAGACTGCACGAATCATCTCTGTCATCACCTGGGTTTTTCTCCTGGCTCCAACAATTGTATATATCATAATTTTTTTCAGCTCCCAGAAACCTCTGACCTTTAATCCTAGCCGCTGCGTTCACCTGTTTAGTCCATCAGTCAGCCTGTTGTTCAGAATAATCAACACCTTCTCTGCCTTCATCTTCCTCTTAGTCTTCATATCCATGGTCTTCTTCTACTACAGCATCTCCCGCAGGTTGCTGGAGGCACAGCAGAAGCAGCTGGCCTCCTCTGGCTCTCAGAAGCTGGTGAAGTCTCGCAGAAACATGTTGGTGCTGGTCAGCAtcttctgtgtttgctttgtccCATTTTACCTGGTTCGTCTTCCCTTTACGTTTCTGTGGAGCGATGACTCAGTAGGTCCAGTATTGTTCTACCTGAAGGAGGTGACCACCATGGTGTCAGTTTTCAACGTCTGCCTCGACCctcttgtttactttttcctcaGCAATACTTTTGGGGAGAAGGTGAGAAAGGCAACCTGGAGAGCCAAACATCCAACTACAAACGAGGAGAATGAGAGCAGGAGGGACAAGCTGGACATCATTACATGAGAACCAGTGACTTCAACCAGTTAGttgtgaaaatgtacattttagaTTTCAATTTTGTTTTACAAGTTGATAAAACCAGTGTCATGGACCTTTATCCTCGCAAACCACAAGTCAGAAATCAAAACAGAGCTAGAATCAACATAGAAACATTTCCACAGAGACGGCATCAGTGTTTATGTTTCTAGTTTTCAGGAATGAGCTCAAAGGCTGATTTAGTATGAACTGAACCATTCTGTGGTCAAATTCAAATGTTGTTCATATGGTTCTGGCTCTTTGGCTCAcatgatttaatgatttaatatttttagattTAGATACAATTTAGTATTGCATTTTACGTTGCTGAGTATGTTTGCGAATTTCTAGTTtatgtgcttttgtttattaGGTTACCTTTGTGCCTTTGTCTTCATCTATGTGTCCTTCGCTCCCTCTCTATCTGTGTGTCTTCTTTGCCCTTCAGCTCTTAGTCGTGTCCTGTTCTGTCTCCCTCTTTTGTTACCATGcttcccctccttgtgtttcattcctcttctcccctctatgTCATGTGAATCCATGTCTGTTTCTTCAACGAACCCAGTGTCAAGCTGTGTGTCTTAGTCTGCGGCTCAGTGTGTTTCCGGTTTTATTTTGCACCCTGTGTTCAGCgggttcagttttgcttccctctgTCTAGTCTACTGCTTGTGTTCCCCATCTGTTTCCATTTCCCTCCCTTCCCCCAATTTCAATGTAAAGAGGAACTTTTATCCCGTTCAGCAGTAATTTGTACAGTTCATaatgaaaattaaacaaaagaCAATGACTGAATTCCTTttgcttataaataaataaataaataaaaaaaaacatttataaccCATTTTCCTACTTTagagtttttccacaaatatCTCAAAGTTGTGTtatgtaatgtaaaaataagTGTGAGCTTCATGTTTTTGgcttaaataaagacaaaataaaataaaaaaaaatgttttgaggtTGGTGTGGTCAAGTCAAGTTGAGTTTTATTGTCAATATATACTCAAGTATGCAGTGGGATAAAATATTGTCCTCCTGGATCAAAGGTGCAAACTGTAAAACtaaaattgaaaaattaaaaattaaattatacatatatacaactttacagaatacagaatagaTAAACTAAATACAAGTACAAAGGCATTGTACTTGAATAGAGATAGAGTAAGAATAGAAAAGAGTGAGAATAAATACATTAGTACCCTACATCCTGCACCTTTTTCACTTCTGTTTAGCTGAagacttttcagggagttttttggacttcctgataataatggattacagtagtccagcctggaagtaatgaatgcatgaactagtttttcagcatcagtaAGAGAcattctaattttagagatgttgcgcaagtagaacaaagcagtcttacatatttgtttaatatgtgcgttgaaggacatgtcctggtcaaaaatgactccaaggttcctcacagtgttactggaggccaaggtaatgccatccagggtaagaatctggttagataccatatttctaagcagCATAATGAGaggctgctttctctcacacattatGTTCACTTATTATCAGcacatgttgttgttctgtGGAAGCTAACATCTTGTAGTTTCTGACACTTTGCATGTTTAGCATGAGGCTAAAATTCCCCCTCAGTGGGTCACTGGTGACCTGCTGGATGTTCAGAGGTTCATTAAATCCAACATGACTAAAAACTCAAAtgtcaaaggaaataaacaaaaatatttaaagtcaatCATTCTGATCATAATtgtactttgacctttaacctctctgctctgtgttgtttcctctaTCAGACAAGAAAATCATCccagctgagtctggacaggacgtcattctgacatgtcgagctccaaacaacaagACCAGAGTTGTAGAGTGGAGTAGAGCTGAAATGAAGTCAGAATATGTGCTTTATTATCAGGATAGTCACTTTTATCCAGGcaaccagcatccatcttttaagaaccggacagacagatgaaggatggagacgtgtctttgattctgaaggatgtgatGGCTAATGATgctggaacatacgagtgtGGTGTCTTCATGGATGGAGCACACTCATTGGAGTTAAGCATCATCTACCTGGttgttcctccaggtgagtgagtagagttgagtgtgtgtgtgatcagaggtgaagctgcttcctggttgttgatgtttgtttctaaagatgttgttgatgagactttgtagaaagcagctggtctgagtgatgtgatcagagtgcagtagataatatctgagagcagtttgaagaggaaatggattctgttctgttcttcactcatcacctacctgacagctgacacctcacatgtgtttctcacctgcaggtcagacagaaggaaaagagaagacAAGATGGAAGATGGAAGAAAGGAAGATGACGGAGTGGGTGGATCTGTTGGAATTATTGTTGGTCTGTCAGTTTCTGCTCTGCTTCTTGTTGCtcttgttattgtttttctgaTCTGCAGAAAATATTAACGACAGAATCGGGATTTTATCTAGCATCCTGTTGAACTGCAGCAGGTTGAAATGTCTCAGAGCTTTTTACAGCTTtgagtctgctgctgctgttcagaGTTCTGGGTATTGTCAGTGTTTTAAAGTCATGCAGAAACAGATGTAATGAGCACAGACAGCAGGCCTACAGTACTGTATgtctatttcacttttactcaaGGTTTTTGTCTTGAGATTTGAGTGTCTTACTGATCAACAGATCAAACGGCCCCTTTAGACTTTAGTATCACATCCCTGCTGAACGTCAACAGTGAACTTTGCATAATTTGCATCTTTTAATAAATCTAGTTTGTCAGATCTTCCAGCTACATCATGTGTTATGACCCAGGTCATTGTTGCCGTGTGGTGCTGTTACTCGCCACACCATGCGGGGGCATTGTTTGTActctgtgatgtctgtgttatgTAAGTTTCCAGGTGGAGGCTGACCATTGGTGGAAGAGGGAATGAGGCCAGCTACAAATTGGGACCCGCCAGTCCCTCGtcctacttcctgtttccagaGCCATTGCGGGGGGCGTggtatgaaaagggaaaaaaaaacccaaaacacttggacactgctagcacggtgcacccacagaaacgcaaagcaggaaatgaagcatagctgaatatgtttccaaaccaacttccttccaagccaaagactagaaaatatggtgaagcatatcttccctttggcttcacctgcacaagtgccaagatAGGTCTCCCCTATCAcacgctgggctctccaaatcacggacaaacagtatcccacattcttcaTTTTAGTTCACAgacacttcttgtaatgactaactactcctgacattttggagatgttagctctttatacagtaaagttacagcgggatacaaataatatcaggctgatcctgccatgatttgttcccccggttcaaatcaaagacaaacagtatcccacagttgtttatgtttttgaacccattttacacagagaggcattttttcttgtaaaacaaaggaggggggggcagagcaaagaaaaagtttgggaaccattAACTGGAGATGTAAGAAGAGGAGTCAAGAGAGGAATCAAGGAAACGAGGATTTAAGCGCTACAGCTACGGCTGTGTTTACAGTGTTCTTCACgtttgatttttatgctgacTTTAAATTCACAGTATGGACCAAAGTGACAGACTTTGAAAGACAGACAGTTTGACACGCTGTTTAAAGAGTCTTCCTCCCTCCTTTCTCCCTCCATGGTTGTATGCTGTACCTGTGTGAAAGGATCACATGTGcagcctcctctctcctctgtccTGCACATGTTTTTCTAATACATCCTACAAGATGTACAACAACATGGCCTACTGACCCTGATTTTTGGGTCACAGTGGGAGAAATGAGAGAACACTGATGATCTATTTGTATCCATGTTAGTGTTTAAAGCACAACATTTCCCTCTAGTGGCCATATGTAAACCATGAGGGTGGATGGTGTTAATGTAAAATGTGATatattttctcttccttttcctcttATGAGGTTAGAATGAAGGTGAACATCAAAGTTACaacattaaattgtatttttgcttctttatcTAAAACTTGAAATCTTTCTCTGTTGTAACTTGGAAatggaaattagcccttggctataatctggtatgtttacattcatgtaattttttttttttttacatttaacatgcactgtcctaaataaataaataaataaataaataaataacttgtgTGTTTAATTGCCTTGGACGCCTGCCACAGAAACAGCgttcatttcactgaaacaagatTTGTCAAGAGCCACAGACCTGGCAACACCAAATTATGATGAACCATTCTACCTGGATGTTTCTGAAACACACAGAATCGTGAACGGTGTGCTGTTACAGAAAAAGGGGGGCGGCAGAGATGTGCTTGTGTATGTCAGCATAAGACTGAACTCAACAGAAGCAAGGCATCCTAAATGCACACAACACGCAGCTGGGGTAGCTAAAATAATTCAGGAAACAGCACACGTAGTGAGAGAACATCCACTAAAAGTACAGTGTAGTGGCATATGTCAACTCACAAGCATTCACCATGACACCACTAACACAACAGAGATTGAGTAAAGTTCCAAATCTGACATGAGGGGATCAATATGGCAGATTTAATGGGGTCAGGGGAACCACAtgacagaaaaagcagaagCTGAAGAAAAAGTGACAGAAGACTTAAAAGCAGAACCTATTCCTGGAGCTGAGGACTGGTTCACAGACGGCTGCTGCCATCATGATGAAGAAGGACTGAAAGCAGGCTATGCTGTGGTTTGCAGAAAGGGAAAGCAATATGAGGTTAAAGAGGCAGGAAGAGTTGAGGGGCAGCAGTCAGCCCAGAGAGCAGAAGTAATAGCCCCGATTAGAGCTTTGAGATTGGCCAAGAATATGAGAGTGAACATTTATACTGACTCAGCTTATGCTTTTTGGGCAGCTCACATGGAGCTTGCTCAATGGAAGAGGGCAGGCTTCAGAACGGCAACAAATACTCCCATTTGCCATAAGAAAGAAATGGAGGAACTGGAAAAGGCTCTGGACGACCCAGACGAGGTAAGTATCATAAAATGCAAAGGACACTCGCAAGAAATCACAATGGTGGCAAAGGGAAATAGGAAAGCGGGTGAAGCCGCAAAACAAGCAGCAGGTTACAAAGGACGCAGGCAAATTGGTCAGGTAACTGCTGAAGAGGAACCTTTCTCGTTTGGCTCTtggcgaaggcggtcgcacttttctcctctcctccttccccttatcttccctgcttagcctcttgtgtccttgtcttgtctcgtgtgtattactttccctcgaacagtctctcactgtcgttctctaaaacccaaaagagaattatggatttgatcaactggtctctgaatgctattgacacccttttctcaacgagaagtctgggttcgggagagcccgagtgccctggagggactttccctgccggatacacgatggacgggtggcagaactggaagatcatgtgcctggcgggactgtcgatcgaggacgctgaacatatctacctattcggaaccatgataacagggttcttgctgatcagagctggcttggccctggcttatcggagaattaagagcagaaccggctgttcaaacccccccaaggctgcccgctggaatcaaagcgatgggacgaggcacgacctctcacaacgaccgcagcatggttaacaccttggagacgcttacagctgccgtgaagACTCAAACTAACACCATTGAACGTATGATGGGATACATCAGAGAggggcctgctcaaaatgagacccttgagcgaaagttggatcacatcgcagaacggatcactgcagttgtggggtctcagaatcaaaagaatgacaacaccacggaacagaagtttgat
Proteins encoded in this window:
- the LOC113019703 gene encoding P2Y purinoceptor 14-like, which gives rise to MVAQKNLTSSLNQTYDIDDTSMNPYFMVVYSLVFLVGLLLNGFTLKVYLCRDWPEVSNSLMVYLKNLTAADFLLCLCLPLRITYYASSSPIIRRLYCSFGASASFINMCASILFMGYIAANRYLRIIHPSGTHMLQTLQTARIISVITWVFLLAPTIVYIIIFFSSQKPLTFNPSRCVHLFSPSVSLLFRIINTFSAFIFLLVFISMVFFYYSISRRLLEAQQKQLASSGSQKLVKSRRNMLVLVSIFCVCFVPFYLVRLPFTFLWSDDSVGPVLFYLKEVTTMVSVFNVCLDPLVYFFLSNTFGEKVRKATWRAKHPTTNEENESRRDKLDIIT